The Mauremys reevesii isolate NIE-2019 linkage group 22, ASM1616193v1, whole genome shotgun sequence genomic interval ctgaaaaagaaacaaaaaaattggCCTTAAAACCCCTAAAACAATGGCTGAAAATCGAAACTAATGTTGACCAACAATTGGCAAGAAACACAAACGCAGGAGTTTGAGCTGGTGGAGATGCGCCGCCAGGATCCTTCGCGGGCCTGTCTCATGAAAGGGGGGTCCCAGGCAGGctggcaggactggggcaggagggccgAGACCGCTTGAGTCTAGTGCCACGAAACCTTGCGTGGTTTGGGGCTCACGAGACGTGGGGCCAAACGCTGGGGGTTAATGCAGCGTGGCGAGCGGAGGGGGGCTGGTAAACCAGGGTGCCCAGGGCCTAGAGGCTGCAGGGGGACACGTGAGGGTTGGGGTGTGCCTGTAGGGCTGCCCTGTATGGGTCTGGGGGGGGCTTGCTTTTCCTATGGAGTTGGGGAGCAGACCCCCCCCCACAGAGCACTCAGGGTAAGGGGGTCCATCAGAGCCCTGGGTAGCCCCCAGTGCTACGCCCTGGTTCAGGTCCCTCGCCCaaatggggcagagcaggggcatcCCATGGCAGGGCTGTGCCCTGGTGATGGGCAGGTGGCCACGGCAGGAGAGCGCCCCCAGGTCCCGGCTGGCCAGGGAACGGGGTCAACAGGCCTCGTCTCTGTTCAGCGTCACGGGGAAGCAAACCTCAAAATGCCCCCGTGTTTCATGGAATGGAAGGCTGGTCCGGCCAGCCCGAGCTgggtatggaacccaggagtcctgccccctccctcaacctaccccgctctaaccactagaccccatcccctctcagagccggggagagaacccaggagtcctggctcccagctccccctgctctaaccactagaccccctcccagagccagagaaagaacccaggaatcctggttcccagtgccccctgctctaaccactagaccccactcccctcctggccTGATGAGAGAAGCTCCTGGCAACGGCCCAGACCTGAGCTAAGCTTAGGAAGTCTTGAGTCTCAGGAGCAGGGGGTAGGAGGAATGGGGGCGACTGTTGAGCCCCCAGGAAACACGGCTGCCTGTCCTAGAGAGAGTAGAGAGCATCCAGTCAGGATCTCTAGGACCTCCTATCCCTCTGCagccccccccaggccccacGGGGAGCGCAGTGCTCCCCTATACAGCCCAGCAGGGAGGAAGCACAGCCCTACCGTgtagtgggggaaactgaggcacgaggcTTAACCCAGGGTCACAGAAAGTCAGTCTCAGactgaggatagaacccaggagtcctgactcccaatgtccccactccccaaccactagaccccactcccctcccagagccagggagagaacccaggagtcctggctcccagcccccccactctaacccctagatcccactcccctcccagagccggggatagaacccaggagtcctgcggAAGCGGCCTCTGCTGAACATGCACAGCTGACGTGACATGCTCCAGCCCCACCTACCTGCTGGTGGGGTGCCCCACAGAGGGGTGCCGCTTCTCCTCCTGCCGACCTTTGCTCCGGCTCCTCGTCTTGCTggatccccagcccagctcccgcTGTCTGTCCAGCTCCAAGGGCCGGGTGCTGCTGGGCCCTTGGTCCTTGGAGGGAGCCAGGGTCACAGAGTCTGCAGCTCTCGCATGGGGCGCCTGCCTCGAGGGGCTCTGGGAACGggcccctccttcctccctggccTGGCTTCGGCTCTGCTCCCCGGATCTCCCCAGGGAGGCACTGCCCGGGGATGCATCGCCAGCCTCCGTCCCCAGAGGAGCCCCAGAGCACGGACTCTTCCCGGTGTGCGGAGCCCTCTGAGCACCTGTCCCCGGGGTCCTGGCGCTGCTGAGAGACCCTGGCTCGGACCGTCCCACGGCCACCGACACCGTAGCCAGCTCCGAAGGGCCGGCGGCCACGGATGCTCTGGATCTCTCTGATGGGCCAGCGGCCACCGAAACTCTGGATCTCTCTGCAGAACCTGGTGCCACCGACGCTCTCGATCTCCCCACAGAACCTGGAGCCACCGACGCTCTGGATTTCTCAGCAGAACCTGGAGCCACCGACGCTCTGGATTTCTCAGCAGAACCTGGAGCCACCGACGCTCTGGATTTCTCAGCAGAACCTGGAGCCACCGACGCTCTGGATTTCTCAGCAGAACCTGGAGAAATGGGTCTCGATCTTTCTGGCGAGCTTGGAACCACAGAGGCTCTGGACTTTTTGGATGTCTCTCTAGATACATCATCGCCTTCCATGCCCAGGGCTGCCACAGTGCCGGGGGTCCCAGCCTCCCTGATGGAGCTCGGGGAGCTGATTCGGCTTCCACTCTGGTTCCCGGTCTTGCTGCGCTCTCTAGATCCCCTGCCTGGCAGGCTCAGCTGGTCCTTCCTCGAGGGCCGGGCGCTGCTCCATGGCCCCAGCTCGGACGGACCCACGGCCACCGACACCGTAGCCATCTCTGAAGGGCCGGCAGCCACTGAGGCTCTGGATCTCTCCGAAGGGCCGGCAGCCACCGAGGCTCTGGATCGCTCTGAAGGGCCGGCAGCCACCGAGGCTCTGGATCGCTCTGAAGGGCCGGCAGCCACCGAGGCTCTGGATCTCTCCGAAGGGCCGGCAGCCACTGAGGCTCTGGATCGCTCTGAAGGCCCAGCTGCTCCAGAATCTCTGGACACGGCGCTAGACCCCAGCTGGCTTGgcctccctctggggctctgggaACGGGACCTGCCCTGCTCCGCGGAGGGGCTGGCGTGGCCCAGCGGGGCTCGGCTCCTCTCCGTGCTGGGCTCCCTGGATCTCTCGCCCGGCTCCATCTCTCTGCCCATCCCCGAGGGCTGGGTGCTGGCCGGCTTGGATGGACCCGCTGCTGCCGACGCCGTGGCTAACGCCGAGCGCCCCACGCCCACGGAGGCTGTGCCCACTGCCGAGCGCCCCACGCCCACGGAGGCCGTGCCCACCGCCGAGCGCCCCACGCCCACGGAGGCTGTGCCCACTGCCGAGCGCCCCACACCCACGGAGGCCGTGCCCACCGCCGAGCGCCCCACGCCCACGGAGGCTCTGGATCGCTCGGGGGAGCTGGGAACTGTGGCGGCTCTGGATCCCCCAGACTGCACCTTCGGCAGTGGGCCGCTCTCCCGCTGTGGAGCTGCCCCGGAGCCAGCCGGGCCCTGCTCCCCGCTGCTCTCCATAGCTGAGGGTGGCACGGAGCTGGTctcctggctgccctggcccGACAGCTGCACCACGCCCGAGATGGTGACCCGCTTGGAGGGCTTCGAAGACAACTGCGTCTTGGCATCTTCCTGGCTCCTTCtctttggggagggagggcacgGAGAATCAGACGGGGCTCGGGGGCTCAGGGCACGAGCGCTGCAGGGGATTATGGGGGATGGGAATggtgccagcccccctcccccagcacataCAGTCCCCTTGCCCTGGGGGCCCTACGCAGGAAGCAGACGTGGGCTCAGGCTCCGTGGCCTGCCTGGCGCTTCCCCAGGGCAGCTGGCTGGCGCCGGGGACCAAGGACCGGCAAACTCGACACACTGAGGGAGGCCGAATGGGAGGGGGCTGGATCCCACGTGAGATTCGCCTGGCTGAgcccctgcatccccccacccATCCTCACCTGCCCCCCGCCCTTTGCAGCCCGGCCCCCTGGCACCCCCTACCTGTCTCAGCTTCCCGCCCGTCAGCTTGTCCAGCGAGTTCGACAGGGCGCTGTAGATGGTCACGAATGTGAGGCTGCTCCTGTGCCTGGCTGAGGGGGTGACAGAGCGATGAGACACGAGGCAGCCACGTAGGGTGCTGTGgggcacggggcggggggggggtttccggctccccaagccccacctctCCCAGCGGGGAGGACTGTGGGGCACGGGGTGGGAACTTCCCTTGCGGTGGGAAGGAGAATTACCTCCGTACCTGAACTCAGGGCCGATTTCAACTTCCCCTTCGACTCCAATCTCTTCTCCCTGCGGAGGAAGATCCACAGTTCAGCTTCTGGTGACCCGGGGGCCCAAATATCCTGGGATATTCACGTTAGGGCCTCAGGTGGGGGTGACAGTAccatccccctcccacctcctgctcaGCGACATTGGGGTACGGGCCACTGCCTCCCATTTGTAAAGCTCCAGCCCCGGCCCTTTAGGTGAATAGAGAATCCCCCTCAGTCTGGAGCAGTATGGTGCATAGGATACAGCGTCAGAGAGATCCGACCGCAGACAGCAGAGGGCAGATAGTTTGCATGCGCTCGTGCATACACACAGAGCAGGACTCTtcctctccagcagggggcgacagggacacacacacacacacacacacacacacacacacacagagcaggttTCAATAAGGATCCCAAAGCTCCTTAACCAAATCGATTATACAGACTATAGGAGATCATGTCACTCAGTGCTGAgatgcggcccctctggggtggggcaccgGGGCTGGTCATACAGAGACCCCTCATCCAGCCCTGGGATGCAGCCCCCCTGGGGTGGGGCCCAGAGGCTGGTTATTTGTTTAACCGATACCCCACCTACTTGGACGGCTTCTTCTGGCCGGCGCTGCGGGAGCTGGACCGGGCTTTGCCTTTGCTGCTTTCTCCAACTGTCGCCCTGGATCTCGTGCCCTGTCTCTTGGCTCGATCCAACCGGGAGCTGCTCCGGCTTCTCTGCCCAGAGGGGCCCACGGCCAGGGCCGGCGTGGTGACCTCCGAAGGCCCCACGCCTGCGGAGAGTTGAGATCTCTCCAGAGGTGCAGCAGCAGCTATGGGCGAGCTGGCTGGCTGCGGAGAGCTGAGAGCCCTGGAGCCACTGGGCCGCTCGTGGGAGCTGGGGGTCACGGTGGCTCCGGTTGGTCCAAGTGCCGCACTAGATTCACGCTGGCTCTGGGAACGGGATCTGCCCTGCTCCGTGGAGGGGCTGGCGTGGCCCAGCGGGGCTCGGCTCCTCTCCGTGTTGGGCTCCCTGGATCTCTCGCCCGGCTCTATCTCTCTGCCCATCCCTGAGGGCCGGGCGCTGGGCGGCCTGGATGGACCTGCTGCTGCCGACACTGTGGCTATTGCCGAGCGCCCCACACCCACAGAGGCTGTGCCCACCGCCGAGCGCCCCACGCCCATGGAGGCCGTGCCCACCGCCGAGCGCCCCACGCCCACGGAGGCTCTGGATCGCTCAGGGGAGCCGGGAGCCACAGCGGCTCTGGACGCTGCACTAGATTCACGCTGGCTCTGGGAACGGGACCTGCCCTGCTCCGCGGAGGGGCTGGCGTGGCCCAGTGGGGCTCGGCTCCTCTCTGTGCTGGGCTCCCTGGATCTCTCGCCCAGCTCCATCTCTCTGCCCATCCCCGAGGGCTGGCTGCTCGCTGGCCTGGATGGACCCGCTGCTGCCGACACTGTGGTTACCGCTGAGCGCCCCACGCCCACGGAGGCCGTGCCCACCGCCGAGCGCCCCACGCCCACAGAGGCCGTGCCCACCGCCGAGCACCCCACACCCACGGAGGCCGTGCCCACCGCCGAGCGCCCCACGCCCACGGAGGCTCTGGATCGCTCAGGGGAGCCGGGAGCCACAGCGGCTCTGGACGCTGCACTAGATTCACGCTGGCTCTGGGAACGGGACCTGCCCTGCTCCGCGGAGGGGCTGGCGTGGCCCAGCGGGGCTCGGCTCCTCTCCGTGCTGGGCTCCCTGGATCTCTCGCCCGGCTCTATCTCTCTGCCCATCCCCGAGGGCTGGGTGCTGGCCGGCCTGGATGGACCCGCTGCTGCCGACGCTGTGGTTACTGCTGAGCGCCCCATGCCCACGGAGGCCGTGCCCACCGCCGAGCGCCCCACGCCCACGGAGGCCGTGCCCACCACCGAGCGCCCCACGCCCACGGAGGCCGTGCCCACTGCTGAGCGCCCCACGCCCACGGAGGCCGTGCCCACCGCCGAGCGCCCCACACCCACGGAGGCTCTGGATCGCTCAGGGGAGCCGGGAGCCACAGCGGCTCTGGATGCTGCACTAGATTCACGCTGGCTCTGGGAACGGGACCTGCCCTGCTCCGCGGAGGGGCTGGCGTGGCCCAGCGGGGCTCGGCTCCTCTCCGTGCTGGGCTCCCTGGATCTCTCGCCCGGCTCCATCTCTCTGCCCATCCCCGAGGGCTGGGTGCTCGCTGGCCTGGATGGACCCGCTGCTGCCGACGCTGTGGTTACCGCTGAGCGCCCCACGCCCACGGAGGCCGTGCCCACCGCCGAGCGCCCCACGCCCACAGAGGCCGTGCCCACCGCTGAGCGCCCCACGCCCACGGAGGCCGTGCCCATCGCCGAGCGCCCCACGCCCACGGAGGCTCTGGATCGCTCAGGGGAGCCGGGAGCCGTGGTGGCTCTGGATGCTGCACTAGATCCACGCTGGCTCGGGGTTCCTGCCGGGCTCCGGGAACCAGGGGGGATGTCCAGGCTCAGCTGGCCATGGTTCCTCTCTGCGCTCGGCTCCCCGGACACTGGGCCCTGCTGTGGAGGGACCCTGGGGTAACGgcagctctaaccaccagaccctcctcccctcccagagtcagggagagaacccaggtgtcctggctcccagcccccgccccgctctaaccactagactgcaTTGACACCTGTCCCGCAGCCACCGGCTGCATCACTCCTTGCTCAGCAGCACCCCCTAGGCCCGGTGAAGAGCAGGGCAGGCGGGGCACTCCTCTGGGCTAGTGCTGGGGGAAAACGCCCTTTCCCAGGACTCCCCATTCCCGGCAGATGGGGGTCCTCTGCCCAAGGCACAGCCCCCCTCAGCCTCCTAGGTTAAGGCTTGCAACCCCCACCCGTCAGCCCTCACCTGCGTCCAGGGGCTGGCGACCTTTGCCCGGGACCTGGAAAGACCATCAAGGAGTTGAGTGGTGCTGGGGGAGCGTCTCACCGGGGCTGCTGGGAaacaggaggggagtgaggggctgggagcagggagggatcctggctgccccagccccatctctgccagcagggggcgctgtggggagtgaGGCGAGAGCGCTGGCAGgggggggctcctggctgccccagccccatcactgccagcagggggcgctgtggggagtggggcgagagcgctggctgggggggatcctggctgccccagccccatctctgccagcagggggcgctgtggggagtggggcgagAGCGCTGGCGGGGGGGATCctggctgccccagccccatctctgccagcagggggcgctgtggggagtggggcgagAGCGCTGGCGGGGGGATCctggctgccccagccccatctctgccagcagggggcgctgtggggagtggggcgagAGCGCTGGCGGGGGGGGCCTTCCTGGCTGCTCCAGCTGCACCTCTGCccgtagggggcgctgtgggggtgcCCTGATTCCTGTACCAGCCTGTGCAGTACCTACCTATGCTGGGTGATGTGGGGCATCTGGACCCCCATCCCCCTACGCTCTGCCTGCAGAGAGAGAGCCCAGATCAGAAccgcctgggctgggggggaggaaggatgtCAGGGGCAGCCCCCGGCCCGGCTGGGATCCTCTGCAGATCTCAGAGCCCACATACAGGGTTCCCCCAAACCCTCCCTGATCTCCCCCCTgtgtcccagcccctgcccctccaggCTTCCCTGCACCAGGCTCAAGAGGGACATAGGGGATCTATGGGCTGGAAAGacctccctgctctaacctcgGGGCCATGTTCCCCTCCCTTCCAGAGCCacagccagaacccaggagtcctggctcccagcccccctgctctaaccactagcccccactccccttccagagctggagagagaacccaggagtcctggctcccagcccgcctgctctaaccactagaccccactcccctcccagagccggggagagaacccaggagtcctggctccctgccgcTTTCCCCCAGTCTCCGGCTGGCCCAGCGGTACCTACGTGGAGGGTTGCTGCCCcctggtggggctggctgggcgctGCCTCCCGCtcagctgcccctggctgggggTCTGGCTCCCGCTGCCCGGGGGCTCCCCAAGTTGGGGTTTCAGGGCTccgggctcctcctcctcctggatgGGCCGCAGCCGCTGGCTGGGGGGCGGCTGGAGAGAtgggggagcagggatggagggatgaGATCAGCCCACAGGACAGgatctgccccccccaccctgtgccccctatgttgccctgcactccccacacagtgctgccccctgcccactgaCCCCATGCCCCTCACCCCCCCTCGCTGCCCAGCCGGGTCCCCCTGGTGCCCAACATCCCCCCCACCCATACTGCCCCCGGCTGACCTTGGCGCTGCGCCCACGCAGGTCGGCGGCGTGCCAGGAGGGGACGCTGGCCCAGCTGTCCGAGGGGGCCCTCAGCAGGTAGATGAGGCGCAGCCAGCGTGCGAAGAGCGGGCGCTCCTCCCCCCGGGGGGCGCAGAGCTGCAGGTAGTAGACTCGCCCCGTGGCCAGGCGCAGCTTCAGCCGCTGCTCCCCCAGGTCATGCAGGAAGATGCTCACCAGCTCCAGCGGGATCAGcctgccaggggtgggggggctcagccggacgcctgggttccagcccCGATCGGGGAGGGGGGCCTAgaggttagagctggggggggcggagagccaggattcctgggttgtttccctagctctgggagggaaatggggtctagtggttagagcagagaggCCTGGAATCTGTTCACAGGGCacagagatgcagccacctctggggtggggcgccaGGGCTGTTCGTGCAGCTGCCTTTAGCAGAGCGCAGAGCTGTTCCTGCCCCTGACTCCCAGACCAGGCCCGGCTCCAGCACGGCGTCCCCTAGTGCCACCCTGGGGCATTGACTGCTGCGaagggcgccccctgctggcactCACCGGGTCAGCTCCAGCCCCGGCTGGACGTGAGCCCCCCTGGGGCCCAACGGCTCCCCCTGGGGCCTCTCCGTGGGGCGGGCGATCATCATGACGtcgggcaggagcagggcggggctggtGGCGGCGATGCCCAGGGTCACCAGGCTGCCACGGTTGTGCAGATCCACCAGCTCGCCCTGCTTGGTCACCTGCAAGGCAGGGGAGGTTTAGTGGGGG includes:
- the LOC120388963 gene encoding serine/arginine repetitive matrix protein 2-like isoform X9 → MLMYPPGIVRRTPHPFPECISDFAFAGWIPVIGELQKLLARGEYKPLCPAPLFESNFLQVTKQGELVDLHNRGSLVTLGIAATSPALLLPDVMMIARPTERPQGEPLGPRGAHVQPGLELTRLIPLELVSIFLHDLGEQRLKLRLATGRVYYLQLCAPRGEERPLFARWLRLIYLLRAPSDSWASVPSWHAADLRGRSAKPPPSQRLRPIQEEEEPGALKPQLGEPPGSGSQTPSQGQLSGRQRPASPTRGQQPSTQSVGGWGSRCPTSPSIAAPVRRSPSTTQLLDGLSRSRAKVASPWTQQGPVSGEPSAERNHGQLSLDIPPGSRSPAGTPSQRGSSAASRATTAPGSPERSRASVGVGRSAMGTASVGVGRSAVGTASVGVGRSAVGTASVGVGRSAVTTASAAAGPSRPASTQPSGMGREMEPGERSREPSTERSRAPLGHASPSAEQGRSRSQSQRESSAASRAAVAPGSPERSRASVGVGRSAVGTASVGVGRSAVGTASVGVGRSVVGTASVGVGRSAVGTASVGMGRSAVTTASAAAGPSRPASTQPSGMGREIEPGERSREPSTERSRAPLGHASPSAEQGRSRSQSQRESSAASRAAVAPGSPERSRASVGVGRSAVGTASVGVGCSAVGTASVGVGRSAVGTASVGVGRSAVTTVSAAAGPSRPASSQPSGMGREMELGERSREPSTERSRAPLGHASPSAEQGRSRSQSQRESSAASRAAVAPGSPERSRASVGVGRSAVGTASMGVGRSAVGTASVGVGRSAIATVSAAAGPSRPPSARPSGMGREIEPGERSREPNTERSRAPLGHASPSTEQGRSRSQSQRESSAALGPTGATVTPSSHERPSGSRALSSPQPASSPIAAAAPLERSQLSAGVGPSEVTTPALAVGPSGQRSRSSSRLDRAKRQGTRSRATVGESSKGKARSSSRSAGQKKPSKEKRLESKGKLKSALSSARHRSSLTFVTIYSALSNSLDKLTGGKLRQDQGPSSTRPLELDRQRELGWGSSKTRSRSKGRQEEKRHPSVGHPTSRGGSEQAAVRMKSQ
- the LOC120388963 gene encoding mucin-19-like isoform X5, with the protein product MLMYPPGIVRRTPHPFPECISDFAFAGWIPVIGELQKLLARGEYKPLCPAPLFESNFLQVTKQGELVDLHNRGSLVTLGIAATSPALLLPDVMMIARPTERPQGEPLGPRGAHVQPGLELTRLIPLELVSIFLHDLGEQRLKLRLATGRVYYLQLCAPRGEERPLFARWLRLIYLLRAPSDSWASVPSWHAADLRGRSAKPPPSQRLRPIQEEEEPGALKPQLGEPPGSGSQTPSQGQLSGRQRPASPTRGQQPSTQSVGGWGSRCPTSPSIAAPVRRSPSTTQLLDGLSRSRAKVASPWTQQGPVSGEPSAERNHGQLSLDIPPGSRSPAGTPSQRGSSAASRATTAPGSPERSRASVGVGRSAMGTASVGVGRSAVGTASVGVGRSAVGTASVGVGRSAVTTASAAAGPSRPASTQPSGMGREMEPGERSREPSTERSRAPLGHASPSAEQGRSRSQSQRESSAASRAAVAPGSPERSRASVGVGRSAVGTASVGVGRSAVGTASVGVGRSVVGTASVGVGRSAVGTASVGMGRSAVTTASAAAGPSRPASTQPSGMGREIEPGERSREPSTERSRAPLGHASPSAEQGRSRSQSQRESSAASRAAVAPGSPERSRASVGVGRSAVGTASVGVGCSAVGTASVGVGRSAVGTASVGVGRSAVTTVSAAAGPSRPASSQPSGMGREMELGERSREPSTERSRAPLGHASPSAEQGRSRSQSQRESSAASRAAVAPGSPERSRASVGVGRSAVGTASMGVGRSAVGTASVGVGRSAIATVSAAAGPSRPPSARPSGMGREIEPGERSREPNTERSRAPLGHASPSTEQGRSRSQSQRESSAALGPTGATVTPSSHERPSGSRALSSPQPASSPIAAAAPLERSQLSAGVGPSEVTTPALAVGPSGQRSRSSSRLDRAKRQGTRSRATVGESSKGKARSSSRSAGQKKPSKEKRLESKGKLKSALSSARHRSSLTFVTIYSALSNSLDKLTGGKLRQRRSQEDAKTQLSSKPSKRVTISGVVQLSGQGSQETSSVPPSAMESSGEQGPAGSGAAPQRESGPLPKVQSGGSRAATVPSSPERSRASVGVGRSAVGTASVGVGRSAVGTASVGVGRSAVGTASVGVGRSAVGTASVGVGRSALATASAAAGPSKPASTQPSGMGREMEPGERSREPSTERSRAPLGHASPSAEQGRSRSQSPRGRPSQLGSSAVSRDSGAAGPSERSRASVAAGPSERSRASVAAGPSERSRASVAAGPSERSRASVAAGPSERSRASVAAGPSEMATVSVAVGPSELGPWSSARPSRKDQLSLPGRGSRERSKTGNQSGSRISSPSSIREAGTPGTVAALGMEGDDVSRETSKKSRASVVPSSPERSRPISPGSAEKSRASVAPGSAEKSRASVAPGSAEKSRASVAPGSVGRSRASVAPGSAERSRVSVAAGPSERSRASVAAGPSELATVSVAVGRSEPGSLSSARTPGTGAQRAPHTGKSPCSGAPLGTEAGDASPGSASLGRSGEQSRSQAREEGGARSQSPSRQAPHARAADSVTLAPSKDQGPSSTRPLELDRQRELGWGSSKTRSRSKGRQEEKRHPSVGHPTSRGGSEQAAVRMKSQ
- the LOC120388963 gene encoding mucin-19-like isoform X6, with product MLMYPPGIVRRTPHPFPECISDFAFAGWIPVIGELQKLLARGEYKPLCPAPLFESNFLQVTKQGELVDLHNRGSLVTLGIAATSPALLLPDVMMIARPTERPQGEPLGPRGAHVQPGLELTRLIPLELVSIFLHDLGEQRLKLRLATGRVYYLQLCAPRGEERPLFARWLRLIYLLRAPSDSWASVPSWHAADLRGRSAKPPPSQRLRPIQEEEEPGALKPQLGEPPGSGSQTPSQGQLSGRQRPASPTRGQQPSTQSVGGWGSRCPTSPSIAAPVRRSPSTTQLLDGLSRSRAKVASPWTQQGPVSGEPSAERNHGQLSLDIPPGSRSPAGTPSQRGSSAASRATTAPGSPERSRASVGVGRSAVGTASVGVGRSAVTTASAAAGPSRPASTQPSGMGREMEPGERSREPSTERSRAPLGHASPSAEQGRSRSQSQRESSAASRAAVAPGSPERSRASVGVGRSAVGTASVGVGRSAVGTASVGVGRSVVGTASVGVGRSAVGTASVGMGRSAVTTASAAAGPSRPASTQPSGMGREIEPGERSREPSTERSRAPLGHASPSAEQGRSRSQSQRESSAASRAAVAPGSPERSRASVGVGRSAVGTASVGVGCSAVGTASVGVGRSAVGTASVGVGRSAVTTVSAAAGPSRPASSQPSGMGREMELGERSREPSTERSRAPLGHASPSAEQGRSRSQSQRESSAASRAAVAPGSPERSRASVGVGRSAVGTASMGVGRSAVGTASVGVGRSAIATVSAAAGPSRPPSARPSGMGREIEPGERSREPNTERSRAPLGHASPSTEQGRSRSQSQRESSAALGPTGATVTPSSHERPSGSRALSSPQPASSPIAAAAPLERSQLSAGVGPSEVTTPALAVGPSGQRSRSSSRLDRAKRQGTRSRATVGESSKGKARSSSRSAGQKKPSKEKRLESKGKLKSALSSARHRSSLTFVTIYSALSNSLDKLTGGKLRQRRSQEDAKTQLSSKPSKRVTISGVVQLSGQGSQETSSVPPSAMESSGEQGPAGSGAAPQRESGPLPKVQSGGSRAATVPSSPERSRASVGVGRSAVGTASVGVGRSAVGTASVGVGRSAVGTASVGVGRSAVGTASVGVGRSALATASAAAGPSKPASTQPSGMGREMEPGERSREPSTERSRAPLGHASPSAEQGRSRSQSPRGRPSQLGSSAVSRDSGAAGPSERSRASVAAGPSERSRASVAAGPSERSRASVAAGPSERSRASVAAGPSERSRASVAAGPSEMATVSVAVGPSELGPWSSARPSRKDQLSLPGRGSRERSKTGNQSGSRISSPSSIREAGTPGTVAALGMEGDDVSRETSKKSRASVVPSSPERSRPISPGSAEKSRASVAPGSAEKSRASVAPGSAEKSRASVAPGSAEKSRASVAPGSVGRSRASVAPGSAERSRVSVAAGPSERSRASVAAGPSELATVSVAVGRSEPGSLSSARTPGTGAQRAPHTGKSPCSGAPLGTEAGDASPGSASLGRSGEQSRSQAREEGGARSQSPSRQAPHARAADSVTLAPSKDQGPSSTRPLELDRQRELGWGSSKTRSRSKGRQEEKRHPSVGHPTSRGGSEQAAVRMKSQ
- the LOC120388963 gene encoding mucin-19-like isoform X3; its protein translation is MLMYPPGIVRRTPHPFPECISDFAFAGWIPVIGELQKLLARGEYKPLCPAPLFESNFLQVTKQGELVDLHNRGSLVTLGIAATSPALLLPDVMMIARPTERPQGEPLGPRGAHVQPGLELTRLIPLELVSIFLHDLGEQRLKLRLATGRVYYLQLCAPRGEERPLFARWLRLIYLLRAPSDSWASVPSWHAADLRGRSAKPPPSQRLRPIQEEEEPGALKPQLGEPPGSGSQTPSQGQLSGRQRPASPTRGQQPSTQSVGGWGSRCPTSPSIAAPVRRSPSTTQLLDGLSRSRAKVASPWTQGPVSGEPSAERNHGQLSLDIPPGSRSPAGTPSQRGSSAASRATTAPGSPERSRASVGVGRSAMGTASVGVGRSAVGTASVGVGRSAVGTASVGVGRSAVTTASAAAGPSRPASTQPSGMGREMEPGERSREPSTERSRAPLGHASPSAEQGRSRSQSQRESSAASRAAVAPGSPERSRASVGVGRSAVGTASVGVGRSAVGTASVGVGRSVVGTASVGVGRSAVGTASVGMGRSAVTTASAAAGPSRPASTQPSGMGREIEPGERSREPSTERSRAPLGHASPSAEQGRSRSQSQRESSAASRAAVAPGSPERSRASVGVGRSAVGTASVGVGCSAVGTASVGVGRSAVGTASVGVGRSAVTTVSAAAGPSRPASSQPSGMGREMELGERSREPSTERSRAPLGHASPSAEQGRSRSQSQRESSAASRAAVAPGSPERSRASVGVGRSAVGTASMGVGRSAVGTASVGVGRSAIATVSAAAGPSRPPSARPSGMGREIEPGERSREPNTERSRAPLGHASPSTEQGRSRSQSQRESSAALGPTGATVTPSSHERPSGSRALSSPQPASSPIAAAAPLERSQLSAGVGPSEVTTPALAVGPSGQRSRSSSRLDRAKRQGTRSRATVGESSKGKARSSSRSAGQKKPSKEKRLESKGKLKSALSSARHRSSLTFVTIYSALSNSLDKLTGGKLRQRRSQEDAKTQLSSKPSKRVTISGVVQLSGQGSQETSSVPPSAMESSGEQGPAGSGAAPQRESGPLPKVQSGGSRAATVPSSPERSRASVGVGRSAVGTASVGVGRSAVGTASVGVGRSAVGTASVGVGRSAVGTASVGVGRSALATASAAAGPSKPASTQPSGMGREMEPGERSREPSTERSRAPLGHASPSAEQGRSRSQSPRGRPSQLGSSAVSRDSGAAGPSERSRASVAAGPSERSRASVAAGPSERSRASVAAGPSERSRASVAAGPSERSRASVAAGPSEMATVSVAVGPSELGPWSSARPSRKDQLSLPGRGSRERSKTGNQSGSRISSPSSIREAGTPGTVAALGMEGDDVSRETSKKSRASVVPSSPERSRPISPGSAEKSRASVAPGSAEKSRASVAPGSAEKSRASVAPGSAEKSRASVAPGSVGRSRASVAPGSAERSRVSVAAGPSERSRASVAAGPSELATVSVAVGRSEPGSLSSARTPGTGAQRAPHTGKSPCSGAPLGTEAGDASPGSASLGRSGEQSRSQAREEGGARSQSPSRQAPHARAADSVTLAPSKDQGPSSTRPLELDRQRELGWGSSKTRSRSKGRQEEKRHPSVGHPTSRGGSEQAAVRMKSQ